GCTAGCGACCCAGGGAAGGTAGAAGGTAATCCGGTGTTTATTTATCATGAAGCGTTTAATCCCAATAAAGAAGAAGTCACAGAGCTAAAAGAGAGATACCAAAAGGGAACTGTTGGGGATGTGGAAGTTAAGCAAAAACTAGCCAAGGCGCTCAATACTTTTTTGGATCCGATGAGGGAAAGAAGAAGCTACTTTGAAAATCATAAAGACGAGGTCGAAGAAATATTAAGGGCGGGAACTACCAAAACTCGCGCCGAAGCCCAAAAAACACTAGAGGCTGTCCGTTCCGCTATTAAACTCAATTATTGAATCCAGAGGACGAATGTTGTTATAATAAACTTATGGAAATACTAAACTTTAGAACCATAATTGAACAAGACGAGATGGGCTATTTTGTAGCCTCTGCCCCAGCAATTCCTGGGTGTCACAGCCAAGGAAAAACCTACGAAGAAGCTTTAATAAACATTCAAGAAGCTATCGAACTTTGTTTAGAAGTCGCCCAAGAACTTCCATGGTACAGAGAATCGATCGACTTCTTTCGTGGTACATCTATGAGATTTTTGGGGATTGCAACTGTTCCTGTTTCATATAGAAAAACCCGCCATGTCAAAACTCTCACCGTGTAAATCTAGAGAATTAATTAAATTCCTTAACAGCAAAGGTGTTTTTGAAATACGACAAAAAGGAAGCCACAAGTTTTTCTGTTCCACTGACGGCAGAACTACAGTTGTTCCTGTACACCCATCAAAAGACATAAACCCAAGATTAATTAGAAAAATTCTAAGTGATGTAAGATCTAACCCAGAAGAATTTATTAATTTTAAAAAATAGTTATGGCGGATCTTCCATTAAACTC
This genomic interval from Patescibacteria group bacterium contains the following:
- a CDS encoding type II toxin-antitoxin system HicB family antitoxin → MEILNFRTIIEQDEMGYFVASAPAIPGCHSQGKTYEEALINIQEAIELCLEVAQELPWYRESIDFFRGTSMRFLGIATVPVSYRKTRHVKTLTV
- a CDS encoding type II toxin-antitoxin system HicA family toxin; amino-acid sequence: MSKLSPCKSRELIKFLNSKGVFEIRQKGSHKFFCSTDGRTTVVPVHPSKDINPRLIRKILSDVRSNPEEFINFKK